TATTGCCAAGGGATATGCCGTCGATGCAGCCGTAGAGGTCCTGCGCCAGAACGGGATCATGAGCGCCCTGGTCGATGCCGGTGGCGATCTGAAGGTCATCGGGACCCGTCCCGACGGAACCCCCTGGCGGATCGGCCTGGGCGATCCGCGGAGCATCCTGAGAATCGCTTCTGTTGTAGCGCTTAGCAACTGCGCTGTTGCGACCAGCGGAACTTACCGGAGGAGGAGTGACGATATTATCGATGCCCGAGACGGCCGGATCGTCAAGGACGTACTCAGGGCAACGGTAGTGGCGGAGGAAGCCGTTGATGCCGATGCGTTGGCCACCTCGGTAACCATTCTGGGGTTGAAGAAAGGAATAGATCTGATCGACGGCCTGGATGGGGTGGGGGCCTTGATCCTCGCTCCGGACGGCGCGGTGGTGGAGTCGAGCCGCTGGAGCAGCCTGACAAGCTTTAAAGAGGGACGATGCCCAATGAATGGGTAGCAAACCGATGGAGCTAACAAAAAGAGGAGACAATTATATGTCGGAGGCAACACCAAACCCCCAGGCGCCAGTTTTTGAACCGCCAAAGGAATTCATCACCAGGGCGAAACGCTTAGACGACGCCCTGAATCTGAGAAACCCCGACCGCATCCCCGTGGCCCCGGTGGTCGTCACCTTTTTCCCTACAAGGATAAAGGGAATCTCGAACAAGCAGGCCATGAAAAACATGGACGTCACCCTGAAGGCCTGGCAGGAGGCTACCGTCGAATATGGTTGGGATGCAGCACCATCACCCGGACCGGTGATGCCGGCCCGTCCCCTGGAGATACTCGGAGTTACGCAGCTCAAATGGCCTGGAAGTGGCCTCTCCGACGACCAGCCCTTCCAATGGGTCGAAGGCGAAACCATGATGCAGCATGAATACGATGAGGCATTGGCTGATCCAAACGGATATGCCGTCAAGAAGCTCTGGCCTCGCGTAGCGAGGGCTCTGGCCCCCTTGAGCGCCATGACCCAGATGCCGGCACCTCCACTGCTCTTCCTCTCGAACGCTTATACCCTACCCGTTTTCCTGGGAGAGATGCTCTCGGCTCCCCCCATGGTAGAGATTCTGAAAAAGGCCCTGGATCTCGCCGAGACCCATGCCCTGTTCAAAACACAGGTCATGAATTACGTGATGGAGATGATGAAGTCGGGTTACCCGGTGCCTTTCCGGGCTATGGTCATTTGCGCTTTTGATATGGTATCTGACATCCTGCGTGGCATGAAGGGTTCTATGCTCGATATGTACAGGACTCCGGAGAAGCTTCTCGCCCTGATCGAAGGGCTGGTACCCGTCACGATCAGCATGGCCACAATGACTGCCGGGCAACCTGGGCCGAAGGGCATCTTCATCCCCATGCACCGTGGTGCGGCTGGTTTCATGAGCGACAAACAGTTTGCCAAGTTTTATTGGCCCGGGTTCAAGGCTCTCATAAACGGTATCATCGAAACGGGACTTACCCCTATCCCCCTTTTTGAAGGCGACTACACGCCACGGTTGGAGTATCTCCAGGAACTGCCGGCCAGGAAGGTAATGGGGCATTTCGACATTGTGGATCGGAAAAAGGCAAAAAAGCTCTTGGGGAATACGATGGTATTCTGGGGTAACGTACCGGCCTCACTCCTCTGCACAGGAACGCCGCAGAAGGTGCAGGACGATGTCAAAGAACTGATCGATATCTTCGGGGACAATGGCGGTTTAATCATCGACTGCTCCATGGGCATACCGGATGAAGCCAAACCGGAAAACGTGCAGGCTTTATCCGATGCCGTTCATGAGTTTGGTGTTTATTAAAGAATAATCAGAGGAGGAAACAAGATGTTGAAGAAGGATAAGTTCAAGCAACTCTTTGCGGATATTGAGAGAATCAGAAGAGTGGCCGAGGCCGGGAGCGGGAAAAACTATTGGGAAGTCTTTAATGCTCAGGGGAATCTGCTCGGATTCGCCTTCTACCTGGAAGTCCCCGAAACGCCGCCTCATACTGAAGAAGTGGCAGAGTTCGATAAATACGAAGTGTGGGGGATCACCAACACGGAACTTGGCCTAAACGTCCTCGAAATAGCCCCCCATCCGGGCGGGCCGGAGAATCTCTGGACGGAAGGGGTTACAGAAGCCGGGTATGTGTCGCAGTTCCTGGGATTGTCCACTGACGAGATGAGGCTCTCGCCAGCGGGCATGATCGATGCGGTGACGGACGGGACCATCTCCTCGAAGCTGCTTGCGGAAGCGATACGGATACAGCTCGAGTTCATGACTACGCAGATCAACGGGTCATGAAGGACTCTCGGCAAACGTGGATGAAGAGCGCTCGCACGGCGCAATCCCACTACCGGGGGGCAACCCTTTTTAATGGTTCACAATGGATGATCCAGAAAATCCGATCCTCCAAATTAATGATGGCCATCATTACTCCTTGTTTTTGGTTTCTTCCTCGCATCATTGCCCCCTTGCTTATTATTGGAGGCCTATTACCAATTCATTAAACTGTTAATAAAAGGAAAAAGGCGTGTTTAGAAAAAGACAGGCAGAACGGGTGAACATTCCTGCATGGCGGTCGATCGTAATGGTGTTTTTGATTTTGGCTTTTCTGATGGCCGGCTGCGGTCCGGGGCAGAAGCCCAATGCCGGTCCGGAGCCAATGAAGGCCATGGGGGCGCCCCCGATCACCTTCGGCGACAAGTTCTACGACGTGGCCGTACTGGATAAAAATCAGGTCTGGGTGGTAGGCTACTTCGGGGCCATTGCCCACTCGGCAGACGAAGGCCAGACCTGGTCCCGCCAGCAATCAGGAACCTTCCAGTCTTTAACCGGCGTATCCTTTGTCAACAAACAGGAAGGTTGGGTCGTGGGCGACCAGGGAACCATCCTCCATACCCGGGACGGGGGCCTTCATTGGGAGAAACAAAAAAGTCCCGTGACCGATCAGAAACTGCTCAAGGTCCAATTCCTCAATGAACGGGAGGGATTTTGCGTGGGCACCTTCGGCACCGTCCTCCACACGGCAGACGGAGGGGCCGCCTGGGAAAAGCTGCCTTTCCAGGAAGACGTAATTTTAAATGACTTAGTCTTTCTTCATTCCCGGGAAGGCTGGATCGCTGGTGAATTTGAAACCATTCTCCATACCGTGGATGGGGGAAAGACCTTCCAAAAACAACGGGCCGATCAATTGGGCAAACTCTTCGGCATCGCCTTCAAAGATAAAAGACAGGGCGTTGCCGTGGGTACGGCCGGCAGGATCCTGGTCACCTTGGATGGCGGTCGGAGTTGGAAGGAAGTTAAGAGCAACACGGATGATACCCTGCTCAAGGTTCGATTTTGGGGTTCCCTGCTTTTGGCCGTCGGCCTGCGAGGGGCACTGGTTCAATCTTCAGATAATGGCCAGACCTGGTCTCCCCTGGTCATCCCGGGCCACTATTCCTGGCTTTCAGGCTTGGCCTTCGCTGAAGGCGGAGGATTTTTGGTGGGGAGTGAAGGCAAGATTCTGTCCAGTCATGATGCCGGCAAAACCTGGAGCCGTCTCGGCCTGCCTGCCTTTATGGTCGGCCCGGGGAAGGAGTAATATATGGTTAAAGCACTGGTCAGCTTTCTTATCACCCATAGAAAAAAAGGGGTAGGGGCCATGGCGGTCATCACCCTCTTCTTTCTGAGCCAGATCTTCCGCATCCAGATGTTCACCCAGTTTTTAGACCTTTTTCCCCAGAACCACCCCTATGTGCAGGTCCACCAGCAATACGCCAAGTATTTCGGCGGGGCCTACCAGGCCACGCTGGTATTGGAGGTCAAGAAAGGCGATGTCTTCAACACGGAGACCCTGGCCAAGATGTCCCGCATTACCGATGCGGTCGATCTCATACCAGGGGTGGACCACTTCGGTATTTTCTCGATAGCCTCCCAGAAGGTGTCGATCCTGAAAGAGACGGCCGGAGGGTTTTCTTCATACCCGGTCATGAAAGAAGTGCCGAAAGATCAATCCACCATGGAGGAGCTGAAGAAAAAGGTCTTTACTTCGGGCAATGTCAACGGCATCTGGGTTTCCCGGGATCAGAAGGCCCTTCGGCTGGATGCCAACTTCATCGAAGGCAAGATCGACTTCAATGTGCTCTATAACAAATTCATGGAGATCAAGAAGAAAGAACAGGATGGAAATCATAAGATCTACCTGACCGGCACACCCCTGCTCTACGGCTGGATCTACCATTACCTGCCCAATATGGCCCTTATCCTGGCTGTCACTTCCGTGGTGATCCTCCTGATGCTCTTTGCCTATATGAGTCGGGGTGGGCTGTGGTTCTGGCCCTTTATCAGCGCCGTCATCACCTCCATCTGGGGCCTGGGCTTTGCGGCCATCTTGAAGTTTCACTTCGACCCTTTGATCATCGTCATCCCCTTCCTCTTATCGGCCCGGGCCATGAGCCACGGGGTCCAGTGGGTGGAGCGCTTCACCGAGGAGTATCAGAAGTCAGGCGACACCCGGGAAGCGGCCCTGATTACCGGCACCAGTCTATTCCCGCCGGGGCTGATTGGCATCCTGGCCGATACCCTGGCTTTACTGGTCATCTGCCTCACCCCCATCCCGACCCTTAGAAATCTGGCTTATTTGGGCTTTTTCTGGTCAGGGGCCATGATCTTCACCATCTTCTTCCTCTACCCTCCCCTGTTCGCCCTGTTTACTAAGGTGCGGGTCCCCAAGGAATCCGATGTGCCTGCTTCTTTGGCCCACAAGCAGGAGAATTTTACCAGGAGAGTGACTACCCAGACTACCATTCTTGACCGATCCTTCACTTATCGGATCGAATATTTCACCGAGCATCTTCTCCGGCGGATCCTCATCAGGATGTCAAACTGGACCTTCGGTGCCGGCCGATACGCTACGGTTGGCTTAAGCATCCTCATATTAATCATAGCAGTCATCTCCTCGACACACCTCAAATTCGGTGATGCCAACCCAGGGTCTCCCATTCTCTGGCCTTATTCAGAGTTCAACCAGGATGTCATTGAAATCAACCGGAAGTTTCCCGGTGTGGATCAGATGTGGGTAGCCGTTCAGGGCAAGGGTCCTCAATCAGTCACCTATCCGGATGTCATCCAGGGGATGGAAGGGCTCAGGCAGTATATGATGGCCGACCCCAACGTGGGTTTTGCCATCTCCGTGGCCGACCTGATTAAAGGGGCCAATATGCTGGCTTACGGCAATGACCCCAAGATGGAGTCGATTCCTACAAGCCAGCAGGCGACCCAGAACATGATCACCCTGATTCAGACCGGGGCTGCCCCGGGTGAGATGGATACCTGGATCGACTATGGCAACACCAGCACCAACGTGAAGCTCTTTCTGAAAAATCATGAAGGCCCGATTCTGAAAGAGGTTATTCACCGGGTCAAAGATTTTATCAAAAATAATCCCAAGCTAATGGAAAACGCGGTCCCGAAACCGGCCGGCGGCCTGGGAGGGATTCTGGCTGCGGCCAACGAGGTGATCCAGGTCAAGAAGGACCAGATCCTCTTCATCGTCTTAAGTATCATCTTCATCCTCTGTGCCGTGACCTATCGTTCCATCCTGGCCGGGATAATCTTCATCATGTCTCTTATTCTGGCCAACTTCCTGGCCTTTACCTACATGGTTTTCAAAAATATCGGCCTCAACATCAATACCTTCCCGGTCGTCTCTCTGGGCATCGGCCTGGGGGTGGATTACGGGCTCTACATCGTCAGCCGCATCATCGAGGTCTACCGGGAAGAGAGAGACCTGGCGAAAGCGGTCCGGGGCGGCATCATCACCTCCGGCCGGGCGGTCTTTTTCACCGCCACCATGATGACCGCCGGGGTTATCTTCTGGTTCTTTTCTCCGCTTCGCTTTCAGGCGGAGATGGGCATATTGCTGGGGATATTGATGATGGTCAACATGCTGGTCGGTGTTTTAGTACTTCCAGCCGTGATCAACATCATTAAGCCCAAATTTATTACAAGGGGAGGTGATGACAACAACGGGGGATATCACATCCCCCCGGGAACGCTACCGAAAAGATAGGTTCAAGGTATAAGGCAAAAGGTACAAGGTTAAAAACAGAAAGATAAGGCCTAAGAGCCAAAATGCAGGGTTCAAGGAAAGATCTTATGCCATATACCGTATATCTTACACCTTGGACCTTATACCGTTTTTTAAACTTTGAGAGGAGGAAAGAGATGTTTACGAAAAGTGTAAAAGGAATGTGGTTAAGCCTGGTCTGCCTGGCAATCCTGGTCCTATCGTTTCCCGGACCGGGGCAGGCCTTTGACAAGAGCACCTTCGGAGACAACCAGGAACTGACCATCTGGGGCTGGCTGCGCAACAATACCGGCGTATTTTTCGAGAAACAGCCTTTTCAGCAAAACGACGACCGGCTGGCCACGGAAAGGACCTGGCTGCGGGCTTACGGGGATTGGAAAGTCTCCAATCAGTTGAAGCTCTATACGGCCATCCAGTTCGCCTATGAACCCTGGTACAAGGCCGAGGACGGCTCGGTGAGCCAGAAAGGGGGGGAAGAATACAGCGAATATAAAAATCTCAATGACGTCATCCGGGAAGGTTATGTTCAATTCAGCCCCAATAAAAAGAACGATATCAAGATCGGCAGGCAGATCGCCATCTGGGGAGAATCCCTGACCGAACGGGTGGGCGATGTCATTCATCCCGAGGACCAGCGTTTTGCCCTGGCCTTCTCCAACCTGGAGGATACCCGCATCCCCCAGTGGATGATCCGGTCCATTCACGACATCGACCCCTTGAGCTCCAGCTTTGAATGGATCATCAATCCCCTTCTGGTGGATGATAAGTACCGGGTCAACCGGCTGGCCCAGTTCGCCAGCCCGATCAATAATCAATCGGGACAACGGTTCGCCATCAATCCCGAGGACCGGTTTCTGCCCCCCAATTCCGTAGGCAACACCCTTATTTTCCCGCAAGCGCCGGGAGTGGTTTTTCCGCCCTTTTCCAGAGGATGGGCTCAACTGCCCCCCTTCATCCCAGGCCCCCTGGCCGGGACCTGGGTCCCGACGGAACTCCCTACGGTTAAGGAGGAATTCCCCGATAATACCATCAGCGATACCCGATTCGGCTTCAGGACCAGTACCAATGCCGGCGGCTATTTGTTCGGTCTCATGTACTGGCATACCCACAACTATGATCCGCTCTTCAAGAGAGGCAATCTGACCGGAAGGCTCATCCCCACCGGACCGGACAGCTTTTTGCCCGAAAGACAATATTTACTGGTCCATCCCTCCATGGACATTGTCGGGGCTTACATGAGCAAGCAGCTTCCCTGGCCGGGGGTGGTCCGGGCTGAGGCCGTTTATTCGCCGAACAAGCCTTTCAACACCTTTGACCCAACGGTTTTCAATGCCATCGTCACCCGGGATTATTTCAAATACATGGTGGCTTATGACCTCAACAGCTTCTTCTATTTCGATTGGCACAAAACCGCCCCCTTCGACGTCACCATTGAGCATGTAGGCGAATATATCCCCAATGCCGACAACCTTCAGTACATCATCTACGCCACCAGACAGCCGTCCTATGTACCCCGTTTCAACGGCCGGATAGCCACCAATTGGCTTTACAACCGGATCTCAACCGAACTGGTCGTCAGCTACTGGCCCTGGGCCAACAGCGGGTTGATCATGCCGGCCGTAAAATGGACCCCCGGCTGGTGGAATCAGAAATTCTCCGCTGAACTGAAATACATCAATGTTTACGGAGACAACAATTACGAAGGGCTGGGCGTCCTGCGGACCAAGGATATGATCGTCCTCACCACCCAGTTTAATTTTTAAATCTTTTTAGGAGGGACAAAGTTATGCAAGCCAAAACTATTAAATTTTGGACACTGTTGGCAGCCGCCATGATAATATCGAGTCTCATGGTTGCCTCGCTATCCTTTGGTCAGGAGATGCCCGCACCGGGTACGACCATCGACAAAAGCAACTATAAAAAATACCCCCATCTGTTTCCGGAAGAGTTCCTGCCGGCCTTTGAAGATGGCTGGGGACTTATCCCCCCTGTTCATGCCAACGTTATAGCCTCAAAACCCATATCGATCCCTAAGGAGTGGCTTGCCTTTTCGGCAAAAAATAAAGGTAAATATGGTCTTGATGCCCAGGGAAACCTTACGGGGGGATACAACAGAGAAGGTCTGCCTTTCCCAGATCTCCAGAGAAACGATAAAGACTTTGCCACTAAACTCATGTGGAACTTCGACTCCCGGTATATGTTTGATGAAAATATCGATCATGCCCGGGGAGCGTCTTTTGAAAAGAGGAGAGGAGAAGATCTTAGATGGAATAATGCCTATTTGATTTTTTTATATTTCAAGAGTCGCATGGCAGTTTCTCCCAAGCCGGACTTGCCTAATCCATTGGGACTCTATAAGGCCACTATGGTCCACTTTTTAAATCCTGATAGTATTAAAAATACGATCAACCTCACTTACCGCTATGTGGATCCGAACAAACCCGATGATACCTACCTCTATCTGCCCAGCATGCGTCGGGTTTTAAGAGCCGAAGCCGGACAGCGCTCCACACCGCTTTTGGGAAACATAGCCGCTTTGGACGATTTGTGGGGCTTTGACGGAAGGATCCCGGAATTTACTTATACCATCGTTAAGGAACAGAAGGTGCTGGCTATTACGGAAAACACGTTCATACCTAAACCAACTACCTGGAAAAAAAAGGATTTGCCGTTTCCTTATGATAATTATGAAGTACGAGATACCTATGTCATTGACATCAAGCCCAAAGACTCCAAATATCCCCAGAGCCGAAAAAGAATCTGGTTGGATAAAGAAAACGTCAGTAATATTTATTACATTGTGGTCTGGGACCGAGCCGGTAAACTTTGGAAGGCTTGGATGATGCCCTTCAAACGACATGCCATGTTAGGAGGCAGATATCCGATGGTGGATGGCGCCTTTGGTGTTGATGTTCAGTTCGGTATGGCCACCTATTATGGCGCTGATGTGACGGTCAATGATCAACATTATACCTACAACGATTTTACGCCGGCCAGTTTGTTGAAAAGAGGGAGATAATCCCCCTTCTCTTCGGAATAGAGAGGGGCGGGGGTTGCGAAGATTGTAAAAAGGCACAGGCACAAGGCATAAGGGCCAATGCTTCAAAGAAGAATATTGCGGGTTTCCTTGCGCCTTGTGCCTTAGGCTTGAAGCGAAATTTTGAACAAAGGAGTTTCTATGAGCGACAATCTGATAGATCTCATGGCTGACCTGAAAGAGTCGGAAGTCTATGTCTTGGTCGATGAAATGATTAAAAACGGTATCAATCCAATGGAAATCCTGAACCGGACCCGCTCGGCCATGGAGATTGTGGGTAAGCGTTTTGAAACCGAGGAATATTTTATCCCCGATTTAGTCCTGGCCGGTGAGATTCTCAAAAACATCTCAGACAAGGTCAAGCCGCTGCTTAAAAAAGGAGAAGCCTTTCAAAAGAAGGGCAAGGTCCTGATCGGCACCGTGGCCGGGGATATCCATGACATCGGCAAGGACATCGTCACCTTCATTCTGGATGTGAACGGCTACGAGGTGCTGGATTTAGGCATCAATGTGCCGGTTCAAGTCTTTTTGGAAAAGGTCAAGGAATTTAAGCCTCAGGTAGTAGGTCTGAGCGGTTTTTTAACCCTGGCCTTCGATTCCATGGAAAAAACGGTCAAGGCCATAGAAGAAGCGGGCTTGCGGGATAAAGTAAAGATCATGATCGGCGGCGGGCAGATGGATGACGAGGTGCGTAAATACGCCCGGGCCGATGCCTACGGCAAAGATGCCTCCGCCGCTGTCAATCTCTGCAAGCAGTGGATCATTTAAATTTCGGTCTGAATAGTCTACGAGGAGGACA
The Deltaproteobacteria bacterium DNA segment above includes these coding regions:
- a CDS encoding FAD:protein FMN transferase, with the protein product MTQNTILALGTVVRIIVDHPDSNEALRIMDLAFSRLRRLEDRMSAYRPDSEIGTLNEKGCCDRLSADTREVIGRAMHYWKLTGGAFDVTIHPVLKGHEALSRSGKSGEPYGKKASPAGLGLVNSQDVIEADEGVRFGKKGMGINLGGIAKGYAVDAAVEVLRQNGIMSALVDAGGDLKVIGTRPDGTPWRIGLGDPRSILRIASVVALSNCAVATSGTYRRRSDDIIDARDGRIVKDVLRATVVAEEAVDADALATSVTILGLKKGIDLIDGLDGVGALILAPDGAVVESSRWSSLTSFKEGRCPMNG
- a CDS encoding MMPL family transporter — translated: MVKALVSFLITHRKKGVGAMAVITLFFLSQIFRIQMFTQFLDLFPQNHPYVQVHQQYAKYFGGAYQATLVLEVKKGDVFNTETLAKMSRITDAVDLIPGVDHFGIFSIASQKVSILKETAGGFSSYPVMKEVPKDQSTMEELKKKVFTSGNVNGIWVSRDQKALRLDANFIEGKIDFNVLYNKFMEIKKKEQDGNHKIYLTGTPLLYGWIYHYLPNMALILAVTSVVILLMLFAYMSRGGLWFWPFISAVITSIWGLGFAAILKFHFDPLIIVIPFLLSARAMSHGVQWVERFTEEYQKSGDTREAALITGTSLFPPGLIGILADTLALLVICLTPIPTLRNLAYLGFFWSGAMIFTIFFLYPPLFALFTKVRVPKESDVPASLAHKQENFTRRVTTQTTILDRSFTYRIEYFTEHLLRRILIRMSNWTFGAGRYATVGLSILILIIAVISSTHLKFGDANPGSPILWPYSEFNQDVIEINRKFPGVDQMWVAVQGKGPQSVTYPDVIQGMEGLRQYMMADPNVGFAISVADLIKGANMLAYGNDPKMESIPTSQQATQNMITLIQTGAAPGEMDTWIDYGNTSTNVKLFLKNHEGPILKEVIHRVKDFIKNNPKLMENAVPKPAGGLGGILAAANEVIQVKKDQILFIVLSIIFILCAVTYRSILAGIIFIMSLILANFLAFTYMVFKNIGLNINTFPVVSLGIGLGVDYGLYIVSRIIEVYREERDLAKAVRGGIITSGRAVFFTATMMTAGVIFWFFSPLRFQAEMGILLGILMMVNMLVGVLVLPAVINIIKPKFITRGGDDNNGGYHIPPGTLPKR
- a CDS encoding DUF1329 domain-containing protein gives rise to the protein MQAKTIKFWTLLAAAMIISSLMVASLSFGQEMPAPGTTIDKSNYKKYPHLFPEEFLPAFEDGWGLIPPVHANVIASKPISIPKEWLAFSAKNKGKYGLDAQGNLTGGYNREGLPFPDLQRNDKDFATKLMWNFDSRYMFDENIDHARGASFEKRRGEDLRWNNAYLIFLYFKSRMAVSPKPDLPNPLGLYKATMVHFLNPDSIKNTINLTYRYVDPNKPDDTYLYLPSMRRVLRAEAGQRSTPLLGNIAALDDLWGFDGRIPEFTYTIVKEQKVLAITENTFIPKPTTWKKKDLPFPYDNYEVRDTYVIDIKPKDSKYPQSRKRIWLDKENVSNIYYIVVWDRAGKLWKAWMMPFKRHAMLGGRYPMVDGAFGVDVQFGMATYYGADVTVNDQHYTYNDFTPASLLKRGR
- a CDS encoding cobalamin B12-binding domain-containing protein, whose product is MSDNLIDLMADLKESEVYVLVDEMIKNGINPMEILNRTRSAMEIVGKRFETEEYFIPDLVLAGEILKNISDKVKPLLKKGEAFQKKGKVLIGTVAGDIHDIGKDIVTFILDVNGYEVLDLGINVPVQVFLEKVKEFKPQVVGLSGFLTLAFDSMEKTVKAIEEAGLRDKVKIMIGGGQMDDEVRKYARADAYGKDASAAVNLCKQWII